A region from the Sandaracinus amylolyticus genome encodes:
- a CDS encoding DUF1566 domain-containing protein, with the protein MIRALALALALLLVGCGSDVVLSIDASTIDAATTSRPGRGYAAFAMPELGGERYEIRSAVVEDLVTGLIWQRGDTGALRTLEDARAECDALELDGRDDFRLPTRVEWVSIVAPARSPTVDGDAFPDALAEYHWSTSEPDEAPGSAFSVYLGAGETTLGLASRPSARVRCVAAGPAPIDGAQHEVRDEGVHDRGTGLTWSRAVIDATTWTEARDACTAIDARLPTIRELQTLVDESRRAPAIDPALFPDTPSERHWTSTIRDAGEPQPWTVDFLDGQTYADELGDVPHVARCVI; encoded by the coding sequence GTGATCCGAGCGCTCGCGCTCGCGCTCGCGCTGCTGCTCGTCGGGTGTGGATCGGACGTCGTCCTGTCGATCGACGCGTCGACGATCGATGCGGCGACGACGTCACGCCCGGGGCGCGGCTACGCGGCGTTCGCGATGCCCGAGCTCGGCGGGGAGCGCTACGAAATCCGTAGCGCCGTCGTCGAGGATCTCGTCACCGGTCTGATCTGGCAACGCGGCGACACCGGCGCGCTGCGCACGCTCGAGGACGCGCGCGCCGAGTGCGATGCGCTCGAGCTCGATGGGCGCGACGACTTTCGCCTTCCGACACGCGTCGAGTGGGTCTCGATCGTCGCGCCCGCGCGCAGCCCGACGGTCGACGGCGACGCGTTCCCCGATGCGCTCGCCGAGTACCACTGGAGCACGAGCGAGCCCGACGAGGCGCCGGGCTCGGCGTTCAGCGTCTATCTCGGCGCGGGCGAGACCACGCTCGGGCTCGCATCGCGTCCCTCGGCGCGCGTGCGCTGCGTCGCCGCCGGGCCCGCGCCGATCGACGGCGCCCAGCACGAAGTGCGCGACGAAGGCGTGCACGATCGCGGCACCGGGCTCACTTGGTCGCGCGCGGTGATCGACGCGACGACGTGGACCGAGGCGCGCGATGCGTGCACCGCGATCGACGCGCGTCTGCCGACGATCCGCGAGCTCCAGACGCTCGTCGACGAGTCGCGCCGCGCGCCGGCGATCGATCCCGCGCTGTTCCCCGACACACCCTCGGAGCGACACTGGACGTCGACGATCCGCGACGCCGGCGAGCCGCAGCCGTGGACCGTCGACTTCCTCGACGGGCAGACGTACGCCGACGAGCTCGGCGACGTGCCGCACGTCGCGCGCTGCGTGATCTGA